In Leptospiraceae bacterium, the genomic window AACTTTCTCCTCCCTGGTTCACAAATAAAATATCTCCTGTGTTTGTCGCGATACGATTTCTTACATCTTGCGCAGTGGCAAATCGTCGTTTGTTGTAGACTCCTTGCTGTATCCATTCGTAACGAACGCCCGGCATGAGTTTAAATCTTTCAGTGATGCTAATTCTATCCTGGAAATAAACCGCGTAAGACTTTGCAATTCTATCCTGTTGACTGTAAGGAAATCCATCTCGTATGAAAGGGTAGGGAACAGTTTCTGTGCTGACTCGATTTTTTTCCCCATGAGCCCGTAGACCAAAATCAATTTCGTGTTTTACTTCTCCAGTTCGTAGAATTAATTCTAGTTTAGTATCAATTCCGAGCGTTTGAAAGTTTTGGTTTCGAAGAGGAGAGGATTTGCGCATAAAAATAACGTCTCCAGGTCTAACACCAATTATCCCCGGAGAAAAGGTCGCATAGGTATCAGAAGGTGGACTTGATTCGACACCGAGAGAATTTAAATTATTGTATGCAAAGTCCTGTCTTTGCCAATTTCGCACCGCGTTATTATTGTAAATTCTAGAAATTAGTTTCATCGTTTCCGAGATCGTATACTCATGACCTAGAACCGTAGAATTTCGATTCAAATACTTTTGATCAAATCCAGCCGGATTGATTCTTGGGTTACGCCAGAATAGCCCCTGTGTGAGTCCGAGATAAGTAGATTTGGCTTCTTGTTCTTGGTATCCCGTTTTAAAGGTTACTGTGTGTTTGTCGCTTATTTCATGAACGAGTTTTAAAGACACATCATTTAGTCGAAAAGCTTGCGAGTCTCTAAACCCATCGCCTTGTTTGTATAAGTAAGATACATCTACACCTGTTTTACCGAAGGTGCCTCCGTATTGAGCGAAGTTTGACATATAGCCGTTTTCCCCTCCGACACTTTTATTGGAGAAGGTTGGTTTTCCGGGAGGTCGCCTTGTTACAAAGTTTACAACTCCTCCAATCGTAGAAGGACCAAATAAAATTGCACCGGAGCCTTTGATTACTTCTACTCTTTGCATTCTATCAATCTGCGGTGCGTAATAACTTTCCGGCTGTCCATAAGGACTAAGAGAAGTAAGAATTCCATCTTCTAGAATTAAAGTCTTTCTGGATTCTTCATTGCTCACACCACGAAAGCCGATGTTAGGCGTTAGCCCCGCCGCATCCTGGAATCGAACCGACGCACCGGGAACTCTACGTAAAATTTCCATTGCGTCGACGGGTTGCGTTTCCTCTAAGAATTTTTTGGAAACGATAGTCGCAGAGCCTGGAATTTTTTTTAAGGAATCTTTTCCATCTCCAATTACATTGATCTGACCTTTGGAATAAGAATCTTCTGCTTTTTTTCTTGTTTGGTCTATCTTCTCCGCTGTTTTTGCATCAGGCTCTGGACTGGTAGGATTTGCTTGTGCAAATACGATTTTTGATAGTAGTAGGATAATCAGTATTAGACTTTGTTTCATTTTTGTATTCCTTAATCTCCATCCCCGCTGCTTCCTGATCCACTTCCTGTGGAACCGAACGTGGCGGATATTTCGCTTGTTAGCATTGTTTTTAGAGTTGTCAATGAATTGTAGGCGGTCTGCACCTCGCTTGCATTTGAATTGATTGCTGTTTCTAGATTGGTTATTTTTTGTAGATTTGCTATACAGAATAATATTTGCTGACGTATTCTTAAATCCAATCCAGGATTTACTGATTTTACATAGTCTGAAATACCAGGTCCGTTAATACCGGTATACAGGTTATTAACCCCTACCAAGTTATCGACTAAATTATCTATGGATCTGTTTGCAAATCTGGATTCAATTACGTTTGCGCGTTTAATACCGTTTGACCGCAGTGTCAGTCCGGCGGGATAACCAAGTTTATTATCGCGAATGAATTCTATATGGTTTGAAAATTGAAGTAATAGGGTTGTCAATGCAAATTGTTGTGAAGAAAAGTAAATGCTTCCTAAACCAGCAGTGGGAAGTTCGTTTACGTAGTTGGAACCAGATTCTTTCCATTGACTATGTAATTCTTTAACAGATATATAATACAAGGATACCAATTGCTTCATAGTATCTAGTCTTCTTGCTGTAAGTGCTGAGCATACGACGGATACTGAAGTGTTTGCGTTTGCATCCGAAAATAATAAAAATTCAATGGTAGGAAGTCCCTTTTGTAGTTTATTCAATGTGGACACATTCGCAGAGTTGATTGCTGTTGAGCCGGCGATGAAAGAATTGATTCCGTTTATATCGGGGGTTATATTATCAGTAAAATTCAAAACCCAGGGATCTATGCTTTCATAGAATCCTCCAAATTGAGCCGGACCAAATTGGATAATTTCGATTTGCTTCACAATGCTTGCATTTTTTTTCCAACCTGATTGTAGATTCAAGAGAGACCTTGCATTATTCGAACAGTCTCCGCTGTAGGTTTGTGCATTCGTATTAAATTCGTTAGCCGCTTGTTCCAAATCAGAATAGGATTTTAAAATCACATTTTTAGATACATTGGAAAGAAGAGGCAATGGATTAAATTCTTTTAACCGATTGTGAAGAATGCCGTTTATGCTTGCCATTCTAGATTCTCCATTTTGATTTGCGCGAGAGCAATAGATCAAAAGGAGGATGGTTGAGAGTGTCGCACTTAGTTTAAAAATAAAAATTTGCTTTAATTTGATGTTCATGTATTTGCCTTTGAATCACACCCGCTTTCAATTTTTTTATAAGCGGGTTTAAAGAAGTATTGTTTGATGAGATTAAAAAAGAATCTTTCTAATTTTGCTATTCGTCCCCCCGCCTGTGGTTGAAACATATAGAATGGTATATTCCTTATTAAAAGCTAATCCTCTTGGCTTACTAAACGTAGCAACACTTGCTGTGCCATCCGTATTTCCATCGGTTCCAGCTAATCCTGCAATTGTAGTCACAACTCCAGTGGACGTAACTTTACGAATAGTCTGATTTGCTCCATCGGCTACATAGACGTTATTGCTAGCGTCAATTGCGAGTCCATACGGACCATTGAACCTAGCAGAAATTCCATTTCCGTCTGTTGCTCCTGATTCACTTGCAATAGACCCAGCCAAAGTTGTAACATCACCTGTGGTGGAAATTTTACGAATAGAATTATTTTTGCTGTCGGCAAATAGGATATTGCCGGAAGAGTCTACAACAACTCCTTTCGGTTCATTTAAAAGAGCTGTTGTTCCATTTGCATTCAAATAACCGGAGATTGAGGAAATAGAACCAGCTGTAGTAGTAACTTCAGTGGTTGATAAACTTCGGATTTGATAGTTTAAAACATCGGCTACGATTACTTTATCAGTTAAGGCATTATAAAAAATTCCTTCTGGCTTGCTAAATCTCGCTGCTGTGAGAGTTCCATTTGCAAAAGATCTAGCACCATAGGTTCCAGCGTAGTTGGTGGCTGTTCCGTCGACTGCAATTTTTACGATATTATTTCCCACTGTCGCAGTACCGGTATTAGCCACGTAAAGAACTCCATTTTTATCTATCGCAATTCCTTCCGGATTATTTAACTCCGGTCCTGACGTACCTTGACCAGCTTTTGTATCTGCTAGAATGGTAACAGTGGTTTCGTTTACTATTTTCTTAATTTGGTTGTTTTTACTGTCTGTAATATAGATAGCTCCATCGGAGCCAACTGTTATTGCTTCTGGTTGGTTAATTCCTGTTACAGCCAGAGTAGATACTGTAATTTTGCTGGAGGGCTTCGGAGTCATTTGCAAAGCGAGTGCTGCTAGAGCAAGGCTCTGGCTAGATTGCTCTTTCTTTTCTTGGGGACAATTCACAAGACTCAATAGAATTGATATCGAAATAAAACCTTTCAGTAAAGGTGTCTTTAGTTTCATTTTACTTTCCTTAAAATTATTATAATTCTAAATTTGAGAATGATTCTCAATAACATGTTTATATATCTCCCATCCCAGTCAACTGAAATTGTAGTGCAAGGTTGAAAAAATCTTCTTACTGAGAAAATTTTTTTTATTCAGTATGAACTTTTTTGAAAATTAGCACTCTATATGTATAAGTGCTAATAAATATTAGCACTGGATGATATAGAGTGCTAAAAGGAGATACTACTATGCTACTGAATGTAATTGAACGAAATGGATATGGTCAATCCCTATGGAATGAGTTAGATAGGCTTCATGATGAGCTTTCCGGCGGCTTTTTCTCTCGCGGGGGCTCTACACGTGGTTTTCATAATCCACCGGTGAATGTTTATATCAACAAGGATGATGTTTTGCTGACTGCGTTGGTTCATGGATTTGATCCTTCCGATATAGAGCTTTCGATTATCGAGAATAGAATTCAAATAAAAGGCACAAACAAGAGAGTCGAAAATCAAGATGGATATGAAATTCACTGCCAAGAGGTAGAGAATAGGAATTTTGATCGAACAGTCGAATTGCCATTTAGGGTAGATGCCAACAAAGCTGATGCTAAATTCAAAAATGGAATTTTGAGTGTGAATCTATCTAAAGCGGAAGCGGATAAGCCAAAGAAAATTACTGTCCAAATCGAGAATTAACTTAAAGGAGAATACAATGTTACAACAAGAAATGCAAAAACAAGAAACTTCCAGTCAGACCGTTGAAAAGGTAAATAAGCGTTATATTACGCCTTCAGTAAATATCTATGAATCGGCAGATGAAACCAAAATCGTATTTGATATGCCCGGAGTAGATGAGAAGTCAGTAGAAATTTCTTACGAGAAAGACGTTTTAACTATCGAAGGAAAGAATTCTTATTCTGTTCCAGAAGGATTCGAAGGAGCTTACATTGGATTTAAGACTGGAGATTATTTGCGAAAGTTTAATGTGAATAAGCCGGTTGATTTAGAAAAATCAAGGGCAATCATGAAAAATGGAAAATTAACACTTCATCTTTCAAAAGTAAAGCCAAATACCACTAAGATCGAGGTTAAGGCTGAGTAGTCTCTAATAGGATATTCCCTTTTTTCTTAGGGCTGTGTAAAAAGTTTGTCTCAGACAAAAAAATGCGATTCAGTTAGCATTGACTTTTTACCCAGCCAGTTTTTTTGGTCTATATTTATAAACATAAATATCTTGACAATGAGCTGCTACTTTTCAGAATTTAGATATGAAAAAAATCATAAGCCTCATTACAATCTTATCTTTTCTAATTCTAACGCTCACCCAATGCTCTACAACCACAAATGTAAAACTTCTGCCTGCTAAGGACAGTGCAAATGTAGAAGCTATTTGGAAGGGGAAGACAGTTGGAAAAGGTGCAGAATTTTCCCTTACCGTTTCCAATTTCATTTTGGAGGATAGAGATTTAATATTATTGAAAGAAGGAAAGCAACTCACCAAAGTTCATTTAGAGGTTACTCCTTCTTTGCCGGTTCTTTTTTTGGGTTGGTTAGCATTCGGTATTCCCTATCTTTGGGTCTCAGCCGTTAAAGAATACCAAATGTTTGATCTATCCGTAGATTTGAAACGTGCGGCTACTGAAGTTAGTCCACAATAGACTAACAATCACGAAAAACTGCTTTTCTCTTTTCTTCGATTGCTTTAATGCTTTCCATAAAATCTTCTGAAAGAAAGTTTTGAGCCTGTCCTTCTGCTTCTTTTCGAAGTGCTGCTTGCAAAGCTTCATAGTCACTGGAATTTTTCTTGAGTAGTCGAAGAGCAAGCGGACCGCTTTCACTTAAATTGATAGCAAGTTCAGTTGCGCGTCTGATTACATCGTCAAAAGGAACTACATCGTGACAAAGTCCCATGCGATAGGCTTCCTGTCCTGTTAGAATTTCGCCTAACATCAGCAGATAATTTGCCTTATCTAATCCAAATAATTCTTTTACTAAGTAAGAAGATCCCATTCCAGGATGAATTCCAAGTTTTACAAAATTAAAAGAATATTTACTTTCCATAGAGAATACACGTAAATCGCAAGCAAATGCTAGTGACAATGCTGCACCAATTGCATGTCCGTTTACAGCAGCGACTACGGGAAAGGGGAGAGTGCGAACTGATAAAAAGAAATTGTAGAAGGTAAACATATCTCTTCGATTTTCTTCAAATGTCTTTTCATGAAAAGATTTGAGA contains:
- a CDS encoding Hsp20/alpha crystallin family protein, whose product is MLLNVIERNGYGQSLWNELDRLHDELSGGFFSRGGSTRGFHNPPVNVYINKDDVLLTALVHGFDPSDIELSIIENRIQIKGTNKRVENQDGYEIHCQEVENRNFDRTVELPFRVDANKADAKFKNGILSVNLSKAEADKPKKITVQIEN
- a CDS encoding enoyl-CoA hydratase/isomerase family protein, which translates into the protein MQYLETETIELDSVKIEMLYLNHAETKNSMTWEMGQEFYNYIQSLKNRDPLPRCLIISGRNNVFSSGGNLSFLKSFHEKTFEENRRDMFTFYNFFLSVRTLPFPVVAAVNGHAIGAALSLAFACDLRVFSMESKYSFNFVKLGIHPGMGSSYLVKELFGLDKANYLLMLGEILTGQEAYRMGLCHDVVPFDDVIRRATELAINLSESGPLALRLLKKNSSDYEALQAALRKEAEGQAQNFLSEDFMESIKAIEEKRKAVFRDC
- a CDS encoding imelysin family protein codes for the protein MNIKLKQIFIFKLSATLSTILLLIYCSRANQNGESRMASINGILHNRLKEFNPLPLLSNVSKNVILKSYSDLEQAANEFNTNAQTYSGDCSNNARSLLNLQSGWKKNASIVKQIEIIQFGPAQFGGFYESIDPWVLNFTDNITPDINGINSFIAGSTAINSANVSTLNKLQKGLPTIEFLLFSDANANTSVSVVCSALTARRLDTMKQLVSLYYISVKELHSQWKESGSNYVNELPTAGLGSIYFSSQQFALTTLLLQFSNHIEFIRDNKLGYPAGLTLRSNGIKRANVIESRFANRSIDNLVDNLVGVNNLYTGINGPGISDYVKSVNPGLDLRIRQQILFCIANLQKITNLETAINSNASEVQTAYNSLTTLKTMLTSEISATFGSTGSGSGSSGDGD
- a CDS encoding Hsp20/alpha crystallin family protein, which gives rise to MLQQEMQKQETSSQTVEKVNKRYITPSVNIYESADETKIVFDMPGVDEKSVEISYEKDVLTIEGKNSYSVPEGFEGAYIGFKTGDYLRKFNVNKPVDLEKSRAIMKNGKLTLHLSKVKPNTTKIEVKAE
- a CDS encoding TonB-dependent receptor, which produces MKQSLILIILLLSKIVFAQANPTSPEPDAKTAEKIDQTRKKAEDSYSKGQINVIGDGKDSLKKIPGSATIVSKKFLEETQPVDAMEILRRVPGASVRFQDAAGLTPNIGFRGVSNEESRKTLILEDGILTSLSPYGQPESYYAPQIDRMQRVEVIKGSGAILFGPSTIGGVVNFVTRRPPGKPTFSNKSVGGENGYMSNFAQYGGTFGKTGVDVSYLYKQGDGFRDSQAFRLNDVSLKLVHEISDKHTVTFKTGYQEQEAKSTYLGLTQGLFWRNPRINPAGFDQKYLNRNSTVLGHEYTISETMKLISRIYNNNAVRNWQRQDFAYNNLNSLGVESSPPSDTYATFSPGIIGVRPGDVIFMRKSSPLRNQNFQTLGIDTKLELILRTGEVKHEIDFGLRAHGEKNRVSTETVPYPFIRDGFPYSQQDRIAKSYAVYFQDRISITERFKLMPGVRYEWIQQGVYNKRRFATAQDVRNRIATNTGDILFVNQGGESYTKVLLPGLGATYDITQTYTWFAGVHRGFSPPTYGTAVSPTGADYRLKAETSINYETGVRGELTPYLFTEFVGYVMYFRDQIINTNEIGGDAGSRPVNSGKSIHRGSENTVTFDFGKFFNLNWNIPLDLIYTYTNAKSITYTPFPYVTNADGTIRLVDRPAYTFDEKFHLVNNDTNKNYLPYVPMNVYTIALGANHKNGFYARGEYQFIDKQYSDLINSPNETADGNRGVIPSVGLVNASFGYKHPVKKWSLFITGKNLQDREYVSGRLPIGIQPGPFRQINFGVSFEL